In Oryza sativa Japonica Group chromosome 1, ASM3414082v1, the genomic stretch ATTCAATCGTTTAAGCTCCCCTCTCCGTTGTCTTGCAAGGAGCCCTACAGGATATCTAAATTTTTCAACATATTAAGAAATAGTAAAACCAACTTAAAGAGGATGAAGTAGTATGATGTACCAACTATACTGGCCCACATAGTTGCATAGATAAATGGAAACATGCGAATTGAATAATCTGATGATATCACACTTCCAGTTTAAGACTTTATAACTGGTACTGGATCAGAAATGAATAAAAGCAACAATAAGCTAAAAAGATATATGAGGCAAGACATCTAGAATACACACAGATAGATGATATTTTTTACAGTCAAATTCACAAAACTCTGGGTTTTGAGGCTTTGAGGCATCTATAATGCATATTTtgcaattttattaaaaaataggattaaactcttttttttagcatatgCCCACATTGGTGAGCGACAATTCACATTCTCAGCACATGCACTTATTAATATTTCTCTAAGGGTCGTGAAATGCCTCAAGCCTAGAGTTGTGTTATTTactgctttttttttacaattgtaAATAACAATATATTGAAGAAACAAAACAAGATTGGATGTTTGGAACTTAGGATGTGTGTAAATGATAACCATATGAATCGGTCTATTCTGTGTACTATACGGGATTACATGTCAAACATTAGGTAAAGTGGGTATGCCTGTACTTTAAATATTAACCAATCAACCAATCAAATATGAACAGTTAATTTGAAAGTATTAGCTTTTAGTTGTGTACTGTACATATGAACTCCTTTGGAATTATTTTATTGAAATTTTCATTAATGTACATTTGGTGTACCAGGTATGTGTTTTTCAAAAAGTGAAAGGATTGTACGCACCACAGTGGACTTATGGGGATAAACACAATAAAAAGGAGGGTTAGGACACCATGGCTGGATGGGAGGGACTAACAAGAGGCCAAAACAACCTTCAGGGAGACTTGAGTAATGGATATTTGGAGATATGGTCTATGTGTTCATAGCAACATCCTCAATACAAGGATGATGGTTAAGAAATAATAACTATTTCTCTTCTTCAATTTGCTATATCTCAATACTTCTAATTCTCTCATTCCAATTTGTCTCTCACTCTCTTCTATTACCTTAATCTTCTTCAAACCATTCTGCACAATAAGTATCATGCCGTAGATATATAAGAAAATTGTGTACTGGAAGGCTGAATGTTATATCCAGTTTGCTATCCACAACATGTTTCTACATGCCTCCATCATTTCTGTACTTCATATTGTAATGATCTTACCTCCAACGGTAGCTCCAATCATGGCAATTGCAAAAAGCAAAGGCATGTTAGGTAGAGAGTACTCTGGCTCACACGGTTCTGCGAAACAACTGGGTGGTAGAACAAGCATGACAGAACTGAGAAGACATGCTTTCCCAAAACAGGAAGATATCActttctgaaaagaaaaaagatgttTTGATGTTATCAGTAAACATTAGCCCAAGGAGTAAAGATTGACTTGTACTAAAAATCGAGATGATACAATactattttaagaaaaataatgCAAATGAATAAAGGGGTATTTTACAGCATTATATAATTAAGAATCAGGTGAAACATAAcaggataaaaatatatatatatcatgggACTCACCATCATACCTGAAGGTCAGATGTAGACTTCATAAGAAAATGGCCGTGTCCATTATCTTCATGGATGTCATCACTTGTAGAATGGATGGCATCAGTTGATGACAAGCAGCATCGAACTATAGAACACTGCACAGGAAACGGACGTCTTCCAACCTTGCCAACCAGTAAAGGGACAGGAAATGTTTGCTCTGCAAAACAAGTGGTAGCACATGTCAGAAAGATTCAAAACAATTGTTCGCTCTTCAGAATGTGTAAGTTTCTATTTGATATTTATACGGCGCAACATGAGTGTCCACCGGCCAGGCGGCCACTCCAttatcaatcatataaaattcgCTACAGTGAATTCTATGATCAATCCCAACTACATGAACTGTGAACTTGGGTTCCTGTTTACCATGTGTACTAATATTGCAAGCAAGAAAAACAAGAAAGCAAGAAAGCTCCGCAGCTTATGTATTCAAACCACTGCAACAAAGTTAGCTTAGCATTATCAGAGAATCAACCAAAGTAGGGTGAAACACATAAATTGGCATTTCCTATTTGACAAGTTAGCTTGTTGTGTTAAgcataaaaaattatatatgggCTAACTCAGGTAAGCTTCCTGCACCTATAATTCCACAAAACAAACCTTGAATGGTAGAACTCCAAATTGTGAAGGATTTATTATCTTATTTCAGTTGAAAAATAAATGTTACCAAAATAGAAACGGAACCAGCATGTTTGTCGTAGGAAAAAGTGGCAAGCAAaagctcagaaaaaaaaacaaagtaccCTCAATTTTCAACAAAGATGCTCACACAAATACATACATGTTCAAAGTAATCCAGCAAATTCCTACGAGCTCGCATCGCAATAAACAGCTCGAAAGATCATCCAAGAAATGCTTCCAAGAAACGGAAAGGGAGAAGGAAATGGGCACGCACTAGAGGTTCCCgtgcgggagcgggagcgggagcggcagGGTTTGGTTCTCTCGCCAGAGCTCCGCCGTGGAATcgcccacggcggcggaggggagggacgCAGGAGGAGCTCCATCAAGAGGATAAGGGAAAATCTCTTCCCTTTCTGTCGttggatgctgctgctgctagtagCTCATATCGTCATCTGCTCTGCGgagagccgagccgagcctggcTTTGGCTCGGCTAACATAGCAGACCAGCTCGTTTACTGATGCGGCGATGCGTGCGTGACTGCGTGTGGCTGGCCCGCAGAAATATTGGGTGCAACCGTGCGAGATTTTAGATAgaaacacctttttttttcaacaagcaGTTCTAAAtaggaaagggagaaaaaatatttgaagtaTCCTCATCAATGGCGGTTTTGCTAATTCGCGCAGATGCGCCATATGCTTATCTCGCATGCACACGGCAGATCAACTGCGCATCCACCTTGGTCCCACACATGCATGTCCCTacacacgcatgcatgcataatCTTTTATTTTAATGTTTTCATCTTAATTAATTTAGGATGTAGTGAAAGTTAAAAATTTCTATTATACTatctctgtttcaggttataagactttctagcattgtccacattcatatatatatatatatatatatatatatgtctagattcattaacatatatataaatgtgggcaatgttagaaaatcttataatataaaacggaggaagtaagatATTTTTAATGGAAAATACTTTTTATAATTCAaaaaatctgagttgaaagttttcaaatctcgagctgaaagtttcaaatttgagttgaaagttttcaaatctcgagttgtaAGTTtccaaatctcgagttgaaagttttcaaattttatattgcaaatttaaatttgagttgaaaattttcaatatttgagttgaaagatttcaaaatttgacttcaaagtttaaatcttaagtcgaaagttttcaaatctaacttaaagttttcaatctattagaaaaaataaaaagttctTGTAGGCACTAATTATGATTAGCACTAATCACTAATCACATCATCATTAGTGCTAATCACATGGTTAGCGACGGGGCACAGCGTACGCGTCAGCGGGTGTGCATGACTTATGCTCGCGGCGCATACGCGCGCGTTAGGAACCCCCATGAATGGACAGGTTACAACTGACCCAAAAAATATTGCTCATTGTTTTATTTCTTAGAAGAGAATAGAAAGTTTGTACAACAAAGAGCGGGAGGACGTGAGACCCctctttgtgagttcggccaggGGATAGGGCACGATGATCAAGAGCGTAACCTCGCCGTGGATTAGGCTAGCGTGGTGGATGGCGATCAAGAGGACGACGAGAGATTAtccaggttcgggccgctgggaagcgtaataccctactcctttGTGTGGATTTCTGTTTACGCT encodes the following:
- the LOC4324026 gene encoding protein FLUORESCENT IN BLUE LIGHT, chloroplastic isoform X1 — translated: MELLLRPSPPPPWAIPRRSSGERTKPCRSRSRSRTGTSKQTFPVPLLVGKVGRRPFPVQCSIVRCCLSSTDAIHSTSDDIHEDNGHGHFLMKSTSDLQKVISSCFGKACLLSSVMLVLPPSCFAEPCEPEYSLPNMPLLFAIAMIGATVGGLLARQRRGELKRLNDQLRQINAALRRQAKIESYAPSLSYAPVGSKIPESEVIVDPQKDRLISYLRAGKNYLRNQAPDKAFPEFKAAFDLAQSLGDHVEEKKAARGLGASLQRQGKYKEAIKYHSMVLNISKLTGEDAGVTEAYGAIADCYTELGELEKAGKFYDKYIARLEND